From Mycoplasma sp. 2045, a single genomic window includes:
- a CDS encoding DHH family phosphoesterase, with translation MKTKYKISLLSCLCVVFVILFILLTAILVKNNEATALTWEIGLVIVAMILVFASLAITLVWITKIFARSRNIVKNSFDSFTEDIMSSNNIGFVIYNAEHKIIWASNFIKNKFHKDFIDIHIKTFFTTISDNKEFLELDMNQTKIEFENNKNIYEAQFWPLSNIIIIRDITTETLFKNEVHDQKTVIGEIEIDNYQMYQSILSEEQLYLVNKTIIDTFNEYSKEYNLIYRQYTNGKFIVITDQVSLYNMSKDKFSLFTNIKKNVPDTSIGKLSLSVGFARGWSSLKEKLEQAKKALVQAQNRGGDQVAIFSDTETAIYYGSNIEIVSNNNMTKIKKISDEFLKKLDSDQITKVIVYGHKSADMDSLGSSYGIAYLAHQRGKKAYICAESFDMTTTYFRNELSYKNNVYEDTDLNLEKIIISANKASKLTDLNTLVVFVDNSDPGRTDNKDAILNADRENIFVFDHHRVGKQIDYCPVTNIYVETTASSASEIVTEIFMLTDREWKFSPLCAQLLLGGILVDTVQFTKSVSARTFQASAWLQSKGANVVEGSEILKIDETTKEQINTILENAQEVKKGYYLAYSPIEVEADVISMAANELLKTKGRVASFVIARLKGTNLYKLSARGINTNVQIITEQVGGGGHFGTAAAISNEELETFVNNVHHAITTTERELKDESYTN, from the coding sequence ATGAAAACAAAATACAAAATAAGCTTACTTTCGTGTTTATGCGTAGTTTTTGTAATTCTGTTTATTTTGCTAACTGCAATTTTAGTAAAAAATAACGAAGCAACTGCATTAACTTGAGAAATTGGTTTAGTTATTGTCGCAATGATTTTAGTTTTTGCATCACTAGCAATTACACTAGTTTGAATTACAAAGATTTTTGCAAGGTCAAGAAACATTGTTAAAAACTCTTTTGATTCATTTACTGAAGATATTATGTCAAGTAATAACATCGGATTTGTTATTTACAATGCTGAACATAAAATTATTTGAGCAAGCAACTTTATCAAAAACAAGTTTCACAAAGATTTTATTGATATTCACATTAAGACATTCTTTACAACAATTTCAGATAACAAAGAATTTTTAGAGCTTGATATGAATCAAACTAAAATTGAGTTTGAAAATAATAAAAACATTTATGAAGCTCAATTCTGACCATTATCAAACATCATAATTATTCGTGATATTACAACTGAAACTTTATTTAAAAATGAAGTTCATGACCAAAAAACTGTTATTGGTGAAATTGAAATTGATAACTACCAAATGTATCAATCAATCTTATCTGAAGAGCAACTTTACTTAGTTAATAAAACAATTATTGATACATTCAATGAATATTCAAAAGAATACAACTTAATTTATAGACAATATACAAATGGTAAGTTCATTGTTATTACAGACCAGGTTTCACTTTACAATATGTCTAAAGATAAGTTTTCTTTATTTACAAATATTAAAAAGAATGTTCCAGACACATCAATTGGTAAACTTTCGCTTAGTGTTGGGTTTGCTAGAGGTTGAAGCTCGCTTAAAGAAAAATTAGAGCAAGCTAAAAAAGCTTTAGTTCAAGCTCAAAACCGTGGAGGAGACCAGGTTGCGATTTTCAGTGATACCGAAACTGCAATTTATTATGGTTCAAATATCGAAATTGTGTCTAACAATAATATGACTAAAATTAAGAAAATTTCAGATGAGTTTCTTAAAAAACTTGATAGCGACCAAATTACAAAAGTTATTGTTTATGGACATAAATCAGCAGATATGGATTCATTAGGTTCATCATATGGAATTGCATATTTAGCTCATCAAAGAGGTAAGAAAGCTTACATATGTGCTGAATCATTCGATATGACTACAACATATTTTAGAAATGAACTTAGTTACAAAAACAATGTTTATGAAGATACAGATTTAAACTTAGAAAAAATTATCATAAGCGCAAATAAAGCGTCAAAATTAACAGATTTAAACACATTAGTTGTGTTTGTAGATAATTCAGATCCAGGTCGTACAGATAATAAGGATGCTATTTTAAATGCAGACAGGGAAAATATTTTCGTATTTGACCACCACAGAGTTGGAAAGCAAATTGATTATTGTCCTGTTACAAATATTTATGTTGAAACAACAGCTTCTTCAGCTTCAGAAATTGTTACTGAAATTTTTATGCTTACAGATAGGGAATGAAAATTCTCGCCATTATGTGCTCAATTACTTTTGGGTGGTATTTTAGTTGATACAGTGCAATTTACTAAATCAGTCTCAGCTAGAACATTCCAAGCAAGTGCTTGGTTGCAATCAAAAGGTGCAAATGTAGTTGAAGGAAGCGAAATTCTTAAAATTGATGAAACAACAAAAGAACAAATTAATACTATTTTAGAAAATGCACAAGAAGTTAAAAAAGGTTACTACTTAGCATATTCTCCAATCGAAGTTGAAGCTGACGTTATTTCAATGGCTGCTAATGAACTTCTTAAAACAAAAGGTAGAGTTGCTTCCTTCGTTATTGCAAGACTTAAGGGAACAAACTTATACAAACTTAGTGCTAGAGGTATAAATACAAATGTTCAGATTATTACTGAGCAAGTTGGTGGAGGTGGACACTTTGGAACAGCTGCCGCTATTTCAAATGAGGAATTAGAAACATTTGTTAACAATGTGCACCACGCAATAACAACAACAGAAAGAGAGTTAAAAGATGAAAGTTATACTAATTAA
- the nadE gene encoding NAD(+) synthase, with protein sequence MGKITFYKDNKPYYDKENGLAYVKVIKDFLVTKAKEANCYGFIVGMSGGIDSSLVYAIAKQLPLKVKGVVMSVNGMLQSDLEHIKKLEEKFDDKFEYIDLTDAFNALSKQVNVKNQLAVANIKPRLRMTTLYALAQENNLLVLGTDNKDETFIGYFTKYGDGGVDLLPICHLTKGEVRFLASLQNVPSEIIDKAPSAGLWENQTDEDELGFSYAQLDFYLDHLNDYEQIKSVLPEEVIKKIEYKHKISQHKRDSIYKPNDID encoded by the coding sequence ATGGGTAAGATTACATTTTACAAAGATAACAAACCATATTATGACAAAGAAAATGGATTAGCTTATGTTAAAGTTATTAAAGACTTTTTAGTAACAAAAGCAAAAGAAGCTAATTGCTATGGTTTTATTGTAGGCATGAGTGGAGGGATTGATTCTTCACTTGTGTATGCAATAGCAAAACAACTTCCTTTAAAAGTTAAGGGAGTTGTGATGTCAGTCAATGGAATGTTACAAAGTGATTTAGAACATATTAAAAAACTTGAAGAAAAGTTTGATGATAAATTTGAGTACATTGATTTAACTGATGCTTTTAACGCTTTAAGCAAGCAAGTTAATGTTAAAAATCAATTAGCAGTTGCTAACATTAAACCACGTTTAAGAATGACAACTTTATATGCTCTAGCTCAAGAAAATAATTTACTTGTGTTAGGAACAGATAATAAAGATGAAACATTCATTGGTTACTTCACAAAGTATGGTGATGGAGGAGTTGATTTACTTCCGATTTGTCATCTTACAAAAGGTGAAGTTAGATTTTTGGCTTCACTTCAAAATGTACCAAGTGAAATTATTGACAAAGCTCCATCAGCAGGATTATGAGAAAATCAAACTGATGAAGATGAATTAGGTTTCTCATATGCTCAACTTGATTTTTATTTAGATCACTTAAATGACTATGAACAAATCAAATCAGTATTACCAGAAGAAGTTATTAAGAAAATTGAATATAAACATAAAATCTCACAACACAAAAGAGATTCAATTTATAAACCAAATGATATAGATTAG
- a CDS encoding DnaB-like helicase C-terminal domain-containing protein produces MLRNNRNNQNSLYKWVETIIRPLANTLYKDEKIERQVLSTIINDTEKQSLGLDYLVPEAFFNLEYSTLFRFLKTRKASETNQNYIFDYNTLLNEIPKFKAQNPSLEWAPLSIETLNKVVSTLSSDENFLPNVEKLIELHKRRQAEAFFSNYLAVLGQNPKITWEDIVTDVENFIISSNNLSIKNSEFISLESALEKYFSRLKNDENEEKALLTEFNAIDKYVKGFKPGQLIILAARPGVGKTALALNIARNIIEKGMKDGKPKNVAFISLEMPTSELTTRYLATSTLIDMYKLQNIKLLKNNYEDLMKIHHVVSSMQRTPDENQIWFDDDPKSKINEIIFKIKHLIKNTNKVDLIVIDYLQLISGGNQATGNRQNEVAMISRSLKTLALELKIPIIALSQLSRSVENREDKRPQLSDLRESGSIEQDADIVIFLSRKKLKKSAHSDDDEVKKFESIPVTLSVAKNRNGEPGQATLIYTGKYVQFLDDMTIERGGF; encoded by the coding sequence ATGTTAAGAAATAATAGAAACAATCAAAACTCTTTATACAAGTGAGTTGAAACAATAATTCGTCCTTTAGCAAATACTTTGTACAAAGATGAAAAAATCGAAAGACAAGTTTTAAGTACGATAATTAATGATACTGAAAAACAATCTCTTGGTTTAGACTACCTTGTCCCTGAAGCATTTTTCAACCTTGAATACTCTACATTATTTAGATTTTTAAAAACTAGAAAAGCAAGTGAGACTAATCAAAATTACATTTTTGATTACAACACACTTTTAAACGAAATACCTAAATTCAAAGCTCAAAACCCAAGTCTTGAATGAGCTCCTTTATCAATTGAAACATTAAACAAAGTTGTTTCAACACTGTCTTCAGATGAAAACTTTTTACCAAATGTTGAAAAGTTAATTGAACTTCACAAAAGAAGACAAGCAGAAGCTTTCTTTAGTAATTATTTAGCTGTATTAGGGCAAAATCCTAAAATCACTTGAGAAGACATTGTTACTGATGTTGAAAACTTCATTATTAGCAGTAATAATTTATCAATCAAAAATAGTGAATTTATTTCACTTGAAAGCGCTCTTGAGAAATACTTTAGTCGCCTTAAGAATGATGAAAATGAAGAAAAAGCTCTTCTTACAGAATTCAATGCAATTGATAAATATGTTAAAGGATTTAAACCTGGTCAGCTGATTATTTTAGCTGCTCGTCCAGGGGTTGGGAAAACCGCGCTTGCATTAAACATTGCAAGAAACATTATTGAAAAAGGAATGAAAGATGGTAAACCAAAAAATGTAGCTTTTATTTCTCTTGAGATGCCTACATCAGAACTAACAACTAGATATTTAGCAACTTCTACGCTAATAGATATGTACAAATTGCAAAATATCAAACTCTTAAAAAACAATTATGAAGATTTAATGAAAATTCATCACGTTGTTTCAAGTATGCAAAGAACACCTGATGAAAATCAAATTTGATTTGATGATGATCCTAAATCAAAAATTAATGAAATCATTTTCAAAATCAAACATTTAATTAAAAACACAAACAAAGTGGACTTAATTGTAATTGACTATTTACAATTGATTTCAGGAGGAAATCAAGCAACAGGAAATAGACAAAACGAAGTTGCAATGATTTCACGTTCACTAAAAACCCTTGCTCTAGAGCTTAAAATTCCAATTATTGCTCTATCACAGTTATCCAGAAGTGTTGAAAATCGCGAAGACAAGCGTCCACAATTAAGCGACCTTAGAGAATCCGGATCAATTGAGCAAGATGCTGACATTGTTATTTTCTTAAGTAGAAAGAAACTTAAAAAATCAGCACACAGTGATGATGACGAAGTTAAAAAATTCGAATCAATCCCTGTGACTCTATCAGTTGCTAAAAACCGTAATGGTGAACCTGGCCAAGCAACTTTAATTTACACAGGTAAGTATGTACAATTTTTAGACGATATGACGATTGAAAGAGGTGGATTTTAA
- a CDS encoding ZIP family metal transporter translates to MQIIRDFFETLKLSTGNEGLSYFILILVTLLCLLAIPTILSFIFPLIKLSKNGWKNLSFYLYSFSTGFFLVLATFGFLRESLELANQGAWTDNVNVYGYSILVVVVGLAVGILFSFTLKYAITYQINKKLKKSNNKKLNAFVHDHDHGDGHEHDDFDFSHPHSEHFYEVKKYNKNQNIFLRQSKNYDNSRHVHYHPDYIFSNDESIVKAEQEAINSASNKLKVIALLLLLTHRIPEGLLLGYNLNLAANGHENSLTMAYFASLVLHLIPEETIFYFRLREAGYSRIQSLLLSFLGLSLFLPFMLIGCYAGAAIEKNWILKGMMMSAIAGIFIFTTLIEFIPEFYHSHMSKKKWYFILAFLFIGVIFAALILSFHTHNHSH, encoded by the coding sequence ATGCAAATAATTAGAGATTTTTTCGAAACCCTCAAATTAAGCACAGGTAATGAAGGGTTATCTTACTTCATTCTAATACTTGTCACATTACTTTGCTTATTAGCTATACCAACTATTCTTTCATTCATTTTTCCACTTATTAAATTAAGTAAGAATGGTTGAAAAAATCTGTCATTTTATTTATACTCTTTTTCAACAGGTTTTTTCTTAGTATTAGCTACATTTGGTTTTTTAAGAGAATCGCTTGAATTAGCGAATCAAGGCGCATGAACAGACAATGTAAACGTCTATGGGTATAGCATTTTAGTCGTAGTTGTCGGTCTTGCTGTAGGTATCTTATTTTCTTTCACGCTTAAGTATGCAATTACTTATCAAATTAATAAAAAACTTAAAAAATCAAATAATAAAAAGTTAAATGCATTTGTTCACGACCACGATCACGGTGATGGACACGAACACGATGATTTTGATTTCTCACACCCACATTCAGAACATTTTTACGAAGTTAAGAAATATAATAAAAATCAAAATATATTTTTAAGACAAAGTAAAAATTATGATAACTCAAGACACGTTCATTATCATCCTGATTACATCTTTTCAAATGATGAGTCAATTGTTAAAGCTGAACAAGAAGCGATTAATTCAGCGTCAAATAAATTAAAAGTTATTGCTTTATTACTACTTTTAACTCACAGAATTCCGGAAGGATTATTATTAGGATACAACTTAAATTTAGCAGCAAACGGTCACGAAAACTCACTTACTATGGCTTATTTTGCTTCTTTAGTTTTACACTTAATCCCTGAAGAAACAATCTTCTATTTCAGACTTAGAGAAGCAGGATACTCAAGAATTCAATCATTGTTATTATCATTTTTAGGGCTTTCATTATTTTTACCATTTATGTTAATTGGTTGCTATGCAGGTGCAGCAATTGAGAAAAACTGAATACTAAAAGGAATGATGATGTCAGCAATCGCAGGAATTTTCATTTTCACTACTTTAATTGAGTTTATTCCTGAGTTTTATCATTCACATATGTCAAAGAAAAAATGATATTTCATCCTTGCATTCTTATTTATTGGTGTAATCTTTGCTGCATTAATTCTTTCATTCCATACACACAATCACTCACATTAA
- a CDS encoding leucine--tRNA ligase produces MSKFNFKEIDSKWRKIWAETNAFEPKDDFSLPKKYVLSMFPYPSGKLHMGHVRNYSIGDAVARYFRRKGFNVLHPFGWDAFGLPAENAAIKNGTHPKSWTYQNIASMDDEIKRLGISFAWDYETITCDASYTKWEQYIFIKLWEKGLIYKKKSSLNWCEFDQTVLANEQVEDNKCWRCGNQVIQKEMDTYYLKITEYADELLEDLKSLEGHWPQQVLTMQKNWIGRTEDYKLTFEFADNSQNTLNVYESNLDYISKIDYVAISNKHKLVDTLKEANYFNQEALDLLEEINLNFVKKEFSKKIFIKTPYTVKNPFDGSLVQVIITDFASNNPNKDATIVSSNNQTHTIFMEVNDLDFLDNNLVQVEETKLTKEVKYNLRDWGISRQRYWGTPIPLVHCEKCGTVPVSLEQLPVLLPEEVKFTGQGNPLLTNEEWMNTTCHLCGSKATRETDTLDTFFESSWYFLRYTTPSNLRDEVIFKKENLDYWNSVDLYIGGIEHAILHLLYARFFTKSLSDLDLVNFREPFANLLTQGMVLKDGAKMSKSKGNTVEPGEMINTYGADTTRLFILFAAPPQKELEWSDSGVIGCFKFINRLYDRSSEIDVNSDFKNIDKSTLSAQEKIARLKLYQGMQKQKNTFESDGNSFSFNTLVSWTMEIMNEYDSITKPELITEMFYVLLNILEPFIPHVVWELSSKYFDSKNLYDFAIDNSALEMDEVTYGITVNGKVRAELTVSKTAQKEEVLEKAKEQVTKWLEGKEIVKEIFVPGKIVNIVVKDK; encoded by the coding sequence ATGTCAAAATTTAACTTTAAAGAAATTGATTCAAAGTGAAGAAAAATCTGAGCAGAAACTAATGCTTTTGAACCAAAAGATGATTTTAGTTTACCTAAAAAATATGTCTTAAGTATGTTCCCTTACCCAAGTGGAAAATTACATATGGGACACGTTCGTAATTACTCAATCGGTGATGCTGTAGCTAGATATTTTAGAAGAAAAGGTTTCAATGTCCTTCACCCATTTGGTTGAGATGCTTTTGGTTTACCTGCTGAAAATGCTGCAATCAAAAACGGAACACATCCAAAAAGCTGAACATATCAAAACATTGCATCAATGGATGATGAAATTAAAAGATTAGGAATTTCATTTGCTTGAGATTATGAAACAATCACTTGTGATGCTTCATACACAAAATGAGAACAATACATTTTCATCAAACTTTGAGAAAAAGGTTTAATTTACAAAAAGAAAAGCTCATTAAACTGATGTGAATTTGACCAAACAGTTTTAGCTAATGAACAAGTTGAAGATAACAAATGTTGAAGATGTGGAAATCAAGTTATTCAAAAAGAAATGGATACTTACTACTTAAAAATTACCGAGTATGCTGATGAATTACTTGAAGACCTTAAATCTCTTGAAGGACATTGACCTCAGCAAGTTCTTACGATGCAAAAAAATTGAATTGGTAGAACAGAAGATTACAAATTAACATTTGAATTTGCAGATAACAGTCAAAACACACTTAATGTCTATGAATCAAATTTAGATTACATTTCAAAAATTGATTATGTTGCTATCTCAAATAAACATAAATTAGTTGATACCTTAAAAGAAGCAAACTACTTTAATCAAGAAGCTTTAGACTTGCTTGAAGAAATCAATTTAAACTTTGTTAAAAAAGAATTTTCAAAGAAAATTTTTATCAAAACACCTTACACTGTTAAAAATCCTTTTGATGGTAGCTTAGTTCAAGTTATCATTACTGATTTTGCATCAAATAATCCAAACAAAGATGCAACGATCGTTTCATCAAATAATCAAACACACACCATTTTTATGGAAGTTAACGATTTAGACTTTTTAGATAATAATTTAGTTCAAGTTGAAGAAACTAAATTAACTAAAGAAGTTAAATACAACTTACGTGACTGAGGTATCTCAAGACAAAGATATTGAGGAACACCAATTCCTCTTGTGCACTGTGAAAAATGTGGAACAGTTCCTGTTTCACTTGAACAATTACCTGTTTTATTGCCTGAAGAAGTTAAGTTCACAGGTCAAGGTAATCCACTTTTAACTAATGAAGAATGAATGAATACAACTTGTCATCTTTGTGGTTCAAAAGCAACAAGAGAAACTGATACATTGGACACATTCTTTGAATCAAGTTGATATTTCTTAAGATATACTACACCATCAAACTTACGTGACGAAGTTATTTTCAAGAAAGAAAACTTAGATTACTGAAATTCAGTTGACTTATACATCGGTGGAATCGAACACGCTATCTTACACTTACTTTATGCAAGATTCTTCACCAAGTCATTATCTGACTTAGATTTAGTAAACTTTAGAGAACCATTTGCTAATTTATTAACTCAAGGTATGGTGCTTAAAGATGGTGCTAAGATGTCTAAATCAAAAGGTAATACAGTTGAACCTGGAGAAATGATTAACACCTATGGTGCTGATACAACTAGATTATTTATCTTATTTGCAGCTCCTCCTCAAAAAGAACTTGAATGAAGTGATTCAGGTGTTATTGGATGTTTTAAATTCATCAATAGACTTTACGATAGAAGTTCTGAAATTGATGTAAATTCAGACTTTAAAAACATTGACAAGTCAACCTTAAGTGCTCAAGAAAAAATTGCAAGACTCAAACTTTACCAAGGAATGCAAAAACAAAAGAACACATTTGAAAGTGATGGTAATTCATTCTCATTTAACACTTTAGTTTCTTGAACTATGGAAATTATGAATGAATATGATTCAATCACAAAACCTGAATTAATCACAGAAATGTTCTACGTTTTATTAAACATTCTTGAACCATTCATTCCACACGTTGTTTGAGAATTATCAAGCAAATACTTTGACTCAAAAAACCTATATGACTTTGCTATAGATAATTCTGCATTAGAAATGGATGAAGTAACTTATGGAATTACAGTTAATGGAAAAGTTAGAGCTGAATTAACAGTTTCAAAAACAGCACAAAAAGAAGAAGTTTTAGAAAAAGCAAAAGAACAAGTAACAAAATGATTAGAAGGTAAAGAAATCGTAAAAGAAATCTTTGTACCTGGAAAAATCGTTAACATTGTTGTAAAAGACAAATAG
- the rplI gene encoding 50S ribosomal protein L9, with protein MKVILIKDCKDGKANTVIEVSNGYGSNYLVKNGFGVPYNEQTVRQLQRRLDDLSADEHEKRTGALRLKEKLEELRLEFTLEANIDGNSNLNVHGSVSTKDVDKKLTSLGYKLPKHSIQKVHLVSEGLHDVEIVLYKDIKATLRVEIKIKNVKK; from the coding sequence ATGAAAGTTATACTAATTAAAGATTGTAAAGATGGAAAAGCTAACACAGTTATCGAAGTATCAAATGGTTATGGTTCAAACTACTTAGTTAAAAATGGTTTTGGAGTTCCATACAATGAACAAACTGTAAGACAATTACAAAGAAGATTAGATGATTTATCAGCTGATGAACATGAAAAAAGAACAGGTGCTTTAAGACTTAAAGAAAAATTAGAAGAGTTAAGATTAGAATTTACTTTAGAAGCTAATATTGATGGGAATTCTAATTTAAATGTACACGGTTCAGTATCTACAAAAGATGTTGATAAAAAATTAACTTCATTAGGGTACAAGTTACCAAAACATTCAATCCAAAAAGTGCATTTAGTTTCAGAAGGATTGCACGATGTTGAAATTGTTTTATACAAAGATATAAAAGCAACTTTAAGAGTGGAAATTAAAATTAAAAATGTTAAGAAATAA
- a CDS encoding YebC/PmpR family DNA-binding transcriptional regulator: MAGHSHAANIAHRKGAQDAARGKIFQKLSKEIFVAARLGADPDTNPALKLAIAKAKSKNMPKDNIERAIAKAAGDKNANAFIETVFNATVGGGATFIVVTLSDNLNRVKSNIQSYFNKQNATLGKTGQIPYPFRKLGIIEIAKELVNEDDLMEVALENGSEDVETYDESFVLTTLPENFTDLKNAIEDKFGQIDFIQCEVTYVPDMYVEYDQEKKDKLLEFADKLKEDDDVQDVYHNIETEE; the protein is encoded by the coding sequence ATGGCAGGACATTCACACGCAGCGAATATAGCACATAGAAAAGGTGCACAAGATGCAGCAAGAGGAAAAATTTTTCAAAAATTATCTAAAGAAATCTTTGTTGCAGCAAGGTTAGGAGCAGATCCTGATACTAACCCAGCTTTAAAATTAGCAATTGCTAAAGCTAAATCAAAAAATATGCCAAAAGACAACATTGAAAGAGCAATTGCTAAAGCAGCTGGAGATAAAAATGCAAACGCATTTATCGAAACTGTTTTTAACGCTACTGTAGGTGGAGGAGCAACATTTATTGTTGTTACATTATCAGACAACCTTAACAGAGTTAAATCAAATATTCAGTCATACTTTAACAAACAAAATGCTACATTAGGTAAAACAGGTCAAATTCCATATCCATTTAGAAAATTAGGAATCATTGAAATTGCTAAAGAATTAGTTAATGAAGATGATTTAATGGAAGTTGCACTTGAAAATGGTTCAGAAGATGTTGAAACATATGATGAATCATTTGTATTAACTACATTACCTGAAAACTTCACAGATTTAAAAAATGCAATTGAAGATAAATTCGGTCAAATTGACTTTATCCAATGTGAAGTAACATATGTGCCAGATATGTATGTAGAATATGATCAAGAAAAGAAAGACAAATTATTAGAATTTGCAGACAAATTAAAAGAGGATGATGACGTTCAAGATGTTTACCATAACATCGAAACTGAAGAATAA
- a CDS encoding MPN527 family putative ECF transporter permease subunit: protein MQKKQFLVWNNKNVNVIFKIAFTGLMLAISIVFSIIGSFIPFNSFLSFNFLLISTFLTAFIIDIQYSLIMLISNFLISPFITIKATTLDIAFLGNFILLLMQGVFVFSSYLFGKLLWKSKLKKELSILVILGISSLATIAIITFFNTFLFNLIYFKLFKQLDAVSLNELLANYDKKFKVFFFGIPNYFAGSIALYLSFNLSNIAINYFIIYIFIFTLSKTKFLDNILNNFTVNKRD, encoded by the coding sequence ATGCAAAAAAAACAATTTTTAGTTTGAAATAACAAAAATGTGAATGTTATTTTCAAAATAGCTTTCACAGGCTTGATGTTAGCTATTTCTATTGTTTTTAGCATTATCGGAAGTTTTATTCCATTTAATTCATTTTTATCTTTCAATTTCCTTTTAATTTCAACTTTTTTAACTGCTTTTATTATCGATATTCAATATTCGTTAATAATGCTTATTTCAAACTTTTTGATAAGTCCTTTTATAACAATTAAAGCAACTACATTAGACATTGCATTTCTAGGAAACTTTATTCTTTTATTAATGCAAGGTGTCTTTGTTTTCAGTTCTTATTTATTCGGAAAATTATTATGAAAATCTAAGCTTAAAAAAGAACTTTCAATCCTTGTAATCTTAGGCATAAGTTCATTAGCAACAATTGCAATAATAACATTTTTCAATACATTTTTATTTAACTTAATTTATTTCAAATTATTCAAGCAACTAGATGCTGTTTCGCTTAATGAACTGCTTGCTAACTATGATAAAAAATTCAAAGTTTTCTTCTTTGGTATTCCAAATTACTTTGCAGGTTCTATCGCTTTATATTTATCATTTAATTTGAGCAATATTGCAATAAATTATTTTATAATTTATATATTTATTTTTACCTTATCTAAAACTAAGTTTTTAGATAACATCCTAAATAATTTCACAGTGAATAAACGTGATTAA